A window from Malania oleifera isolate guangnan ecotype guangnan chromosome 7, ASM2987363v1, whole genome shotgun sequence encodes these proteins:
- the LOC131160486 gene encoding kinetochore protein SPC24 homolog — translation MGDSSRKIDVQKLISFSEDLVEFLRNKNDLNNLTQCIEHSEALQSFCISDINEVQSSIQECENKINACKQKKDEARSEAASDAEINGLQEELEEELRRERSLREELRAVVDEISDLERQRVSIEERKQNQSRLGQDKVREHRKLSMYASVTKVIPSVDDAFKISGRIVERDRKTVEMFEFDPTKVSALELCNRIWKMIDQ, via the coding sequence ATGGGGGATTCGTCTAGAAAGATCGACGTCCAGAAGCTGATCTCGTTCAGCGAGGACCTCGTCGAGTTCCTTAGGAACAAAAATGATTTGAACAATCTGACACAGTGCATCGAACACTCCGAGGCTCTACAATCCTTCTGCATTTCCGATATCAACGAGGTTCAGAGTTCAATTCAAGAATGCGAGAACAAGATCAACGCGTGCAAGCAGAAGAAGGACGAGGCAAGATCTGAAGCTGCTTCGGATGCGGAGATCAACGGCCTCCAAGAAGAGTTGGAGGAGGAGCTTCGAAGGGAGCGTTCGCTTAGAGAAGAGCTCAGAGCAGTGGTTGACGAGATTAGTGATCTAGAGCGTCAGAGGGTTTCTATCGAGGAGAGAAAGCAGAATCAGAGTAGACTCGGGCAGGACAAGGTGCGGGAACATAGGAAGCTTTCGATGTACGCTTCCGTCACGAAGGTGATTCCGAGCGTGGACGATGCGTTCAAAATCTCTGGCCGTATTGTTGAAAGGGATAGGAAAACGGTTGAGATGTTTGAGTTTGATCCGACAAAGGTTTCTGCGCTTGAGTTGTGCAATAGGATTTGGAAGATGATCGATCAGTGA